A stretch of Gemmatimonadaceae bacterium DNA encodes these proteins:
- a CDS encoding protein phosphatase 2C domain-containing protein — protein MPDPSRKPLDDELDVHGLTHQGNVRKNNEDAFLLASIHKRVHVQATSLTDHQRLPLADERLAVIAMIADGVGGLSSGEEASALALETAMQYVTESMDCYYRTDSSEAQFIEELQAAAMRAHEAVLAARREEGAHRRMATTLTLYMGVWPNYYLLQVGDSRYYSWRNGTLTQVSRDQTMAQDLVDMG, from the coding sequence ATGCCCGACCCTTCCCGCAAACCGCTCGACGACGAACTTGACGTCCATGGTCTTACGCACCAGGGCAATGTGCGCAAGAACAACGAGGACGCGTTCTTGCTGGCGTCCATTCACAAGCGCGTTCATGTCCAGGCCACGAGTCTGACGGACCACCAACGTCTGCCCCTGGCCGATGAGCGACTGGCGGTGATCGCCATGATCGCCGACGGCGTGGGCGGGTTGTCCAGCGGTGAAGAGGCCAGTGCACTCGCGCTCGAAACGGCCATGCAGTACGTGACCGAGAGTATGGACTGCTACTACCGCACCGACTCGTCGGAGGCCCAGTTCATCGAGGAACTGCAGGCCGCCGCCATGCGAGCGCACGAGGCGGTGCTGGCGGCGCGCCGTGAAGAGGGCGCGCACCGCCGCATGGCCACCACGCTCACGCTGTACATGGGAGTCTGGCCCAACTACTACCTGCTGCAGGTGGGCGACTCTCGCTATTACAGCTGGCGCAACGGCACCCTCACGCAGGTCTCCCGCGACCAGACCATGGCGCAGGACCTGGTGGACATGGGGTGA
- a CDS encoding sugar phosphate isomerase/epimerase — translation MPHLSQQAMDELARRTFLKTTALAVGGATFGLTPASAAADTPIPLRAPSVRLGIASYSLRNFSRSQAIAMLRTLGVSYVNIKSAHLGYDANAQDFAQARAEFAAANLQIVGGGTVTFEEDSDSGVDKYFAYARNAGMPLIVASCDPAILPRIERHAVRYDIKVAIHNHGPGDKNFPAPADVLKHVRHMDARMGLCIDIGHTVRTGTDVVAAIRDAGPRLHDLHLKDLRDLREVSSQCVVGEGAIPIPDILKQLSAMKFAGCANLEYEIEATDPLPGMLRSMAYLRGALAGIDAMPKRG, via the coding sequence GTGCCCCACCTCTCACAACAGGCCATGGACGAACTCGCGCGACGTACCTTTCTCAAGACCACGGCCCTCGCGGTTGGAGGCGCGACCTTTGGATTGACACCGGCCTCGGCCGCTGCCGACACGCCAATCCCGTTGCGGGCGCCGAGCGTGCGCCTGGGGATCGCCAGCTACTCCCTGCGCAATTTTTCCCGATCGCAAGCCATCGCGATGCTCCGCACGCTGGGCGTGTCGTACGTCAATATCAAATCGGCACACCTCGGATACGACGCCAATGCGCAGGATTTTGCACAGGCGCGCGCGGAGTTTGCGGCGGCCAACCTGCAGATTGTCGGCGGCGGAACCGTCACGTTCGAGGAGGATTCCGACAGCGGCGTGGACAAGTACTTCGCGTACGCCCGAAACGCCGGGATGCCGCTCATCGTGGCGTCGTGTGATCCGGCCATTCTGCCGCGTATCGAGCGTCATGCCGTTCGGTACGATATCAAGGTGGCCATTCACAATCACGGTCCGGGGGACAAGAACTTTCCCGCGCCCGCCGACGTGCTGAAACATGTGCGCCATATGGATGCACGTATGGGGCTGTGCATTGACATCGGCCACACCGTGCGTACGGGCACCGATGTGGTGGCGGCCATTCGTGACGCCGGACCCCGGTTGCACGATCTCCATCTGAAGGATTTGCGGGACTTGCGAGAAGTCAGCAGCCAGTGCGTGGTGGGGGAAGGCGCGATTCCGATTCCCGACATTTTGAAACAGCTGTCGGCCATGAAATTCGCCGGCTGCGCCAACCTCGAGTACGAGATCGAGGCGACCGATCCCCTGCCCGGCATGCTGCGCTCAATGGCCTACCTGCGTGGTGCGCTGGCCGGCATTGATGCCATGCCGAAGCGTGGCTGA
- a CDS encoding c-type cytochrome: MKRGDARTLTACAGVLALVGFTACERGPAPVAPVLTPTQALATFRLAPGYSIELVAAEPLVHDPVAVDFDADGRMYVVEMSGFMPNVSGTGEQVPDGKIVVLEDTDHNGTMDRRTVFLDSLVLPRTVAVLEHGVLVGAPPFLWLVRDTTGDLRADSRVVVRGDYGSTDANPEHNANGALWGLDNWLHSANDTRELRLRADGTFESRAIPSLGQWGVSSDEYGRLYRNSNEDPLRTDLVPAHYGAREGAASPGRGVYAALTANVPVFPSHKTPAVNRGYREKTLRADSTLAHYTSAGSPTAYVGDRYPVAMRHSVFVTESAGNLVGQFTVADSSGAPITARRAQDSTDFLTSTDERFRPVSLANAPDGTLYVVDMYRGIIQHRTYITDYLEEKIRERGLETPPGHGRIYRIVYDSTGRGAPPRLSAMSSTQLVATLAHANGWWRMTAQRLLVERRDTLAAPAVHALLRHTDARVRLHALWTLDGLGMLDAATVMSALADASPHVRAAAVRLAEPWIARDDATIRAAAVALAQDSAVLVRRQLAASLVVFPEARRLAVASMMLRDGVSDIVVADLMAHAAGPRALTLLTPVIARAAAGNRDDSAVVEALAAQVARSADGAHTTAALAWTGEGARRRSLQVALLSGLTRGATGLRTPVELATRPASLLALTRSNDTALAAAARRLEARLHWAGKPAPAVTARTLTEAETARIAVGRDEFGKICAACHQANGAGLPGVAASLVGSAYVNGAPSRLIRIVLQGKDGTMLMPPIGATMSDERIASILSFIRREWGNRADPIDAAAVKEVRGATTGRHRAWTVEELANVR, from the coding sequence GTGAAGCGCGGCGATGCTCGCACACTGACGGCCTGCGCAGGTGTGCTGGCGCTGGTTGGCTTCACTGCCTGTGAACGGGGCCCCGCGCCGGTCGCACCGGTGCTTACGCCCACCCAGGCGCTCGCCACGTTTCGATTGGCGCCGGGGTATTCCATCGAGCTGGTGGCGGCCGAGCCGCTGGTACACGATCCGGTAGCGGTCGACTTCGATGCCGATGGTCGTATGTACGTGGTCGAGATGAGCGGCTTCATGCCCAACGTCAGCGGCACGGGCGAGCAGGTGCCCGACGGCAAGATTGTCGTGCTGGAGGACACCGACCACAACGGCACGATGGACCGCCGCACCGTGTTTCTCGACAGCCTGGTGCTGCCTCGCACCGTCGCGGTGCTGGAACACGGCGTGTTGGTGGGCGCACCGCCGTTCCTGTGGCTGGTGCGCGATACCACCGGCGATTTGCGCGCCGATTCGCGTGTGGTGGTGCGCGGCGACTACGGCAGCACCGATGCCAACCCCGAGCACAATGCCAACGGCGCGCTCTGGGGCCTCGACAATTGGCTGCATTCGGCCAACGATACACGGGAACTGCGCCTGCGCGCCGACGGCACCTTTGAGTCGCGCGCCATCCCATCGCTGGGCCAGTGGGGCGTGTCCAGTGACGAGTACGGCAGACTGTATCGCAACAGCAACGAAGACCCGCTGCGCACCGATCTCGTGCCGGCACATTACGGCGCCCGCGAGGGCGCGGCGTCGCCGGGGCGTGGCGTGTATGCGGCGCTCACCGCGAACGTGCCGGTCTTTCCGTCGCATAAAACGCCCGCCGTCAATCGCGGCTACCGCGAGAAGACGTTGCGCGCCGACAGCACGCTGGCCCACTACACGTCGGCAGGGAGTCCCACGGCGTATGTGGGCGATCGATATCCGGTCGCCATGCGACACAGCGTGTTCGTCACCGAGTCGGCGGGCAATCTGGTGGGCCAGTTTACGGTCGCGGATAGCAGTGGTGCGCCGATCACGGCGCGACGCGCGCAGGACAGTACGGATTTCCTCACGTCCACCGATGAGCGGTTTCGTCCGGTGAGCCTGGCGAACGCGCCGGATGGCACGCTGTACGTGGTGGATATGTACCGTGGCATCATCCAGCACCGCACCTACATCACGGACTACCTCGAAGAGAAGATTCGCGAGCGCGGCCTGGAGACGCCGCCGGGCCACGGTCGCATCTATCGCATTGTGTACGACAGCACCGGGCGAGGTGCGCCACCACGGCTGTCGGCGATGTCATCGACACAACTGGTGGCCACGCTGGCGCACGCCAATGGCTGGTGGCGCATGACTGCGCAGCGGCTGCTGGTGGAACGTCGGGACACGCTCGCGGCCCCCGCGGTGCACGCGTTGCTGCGCCACACCGATGCCCGCGTTCGACTGCACGCGTTGTGGACGCTGGATGGGCTGGGCATGCTCGACGCCGCCACCGTGATGTCAGCGCTTGCCGATGCGTCGCCGCATGTGCGCGCGGCAGCGGTGCGCCTGGCCGAACCGTGGATTGCGCGCGACGATGCCACCATTCGTGCGGCGGCCGTGGCGTTGGCCCAGGACTCGGCGGTATTGGTTCGACGGCAGCTGGCCGCGTCGCTGGTGGTGTTTCCCGAAGCGCGGCGGTTGGCGGTGGCGAGCATGATGCTCCGCGATGGCGTATCGGACATCGTCGTTGCGGATCTCATGGCGCACGCCGCGGGACCTCGCGCCTTGACGCTGCTGACGCCGGTGATCGCGCGTGCTGCCGCCGGGAATCGCGACGACAGCGCTGTCGTGGAAGCGTTGGCGGCGCAGGTCGCACGGAGTGCTGATGGCGCACACACTACCGCCGCGCTGGCGTGGACTGGTGAGGGCGCGCGGCGTCGGTCACTGCAGGTCGCGTTGTTGAGCGGCCTCACCCGCGGCGCCACCGGATTGCGAACGCCTGTGGAGCTTGCCACTCGCCCGGCCTCACTGCTGGCCCTGACGCGCAGCAACGACACGGCGCTGGCGGCCGCTGCGCGTCGTCTTGAGGCGCGATTGCATTGGGCGGGGAAGCCCGCGCCCGCCGTGACAGCGCGAACGCTCACTGAGGCAGAAACGGCGCGCATCGCGGTGGGACGTGACGAGTTCGGAAAAATCTGCGCCGCCTGTCACCAGGCCAACGGTGCCGGGTTGCCCGGTGTCGCGGCCAGCCTGGTCGGATCCGCCTATGTGAATGGCGCGCCGTCCAGACTCATTCGCATTGTCCTGCAGGGCAAGGACGGCACCATGTTGATGCCGCCGATTGGTGCCACCATGAGCGATGAGCGCATCGCCTCGATCCTGTCATTCATTCGCCGCGAGTGGGGGAACCGTGCCGATCCGATTGACGCCGCGGCGGTGAAGGAAGTGCGCGGCGCCACCACGGGACGACACCGCGCGTGGACGGTGGAGGAGTTGGCGAACGTCAGGTAG
- a CDS encoding amidase (catalyzes the hydrolysis of a monocarboxylic acid amid to form a monocarboxylate and ammonia) produces MQAALAEGRVTSRELVLLYLARIATYEHTLNAVITVSRTALAEADALDRERAQGRVRGPLHGIPVALKDNIHTTNMRTTGGALAFKDLVPPYEATLTKNLKDAGAIIIAKTVMTELANWVAGSPTPMPGNYSAVGGYGMNPYDPRPDPRPGFNDGRPVMNTGGSSSGIGTAASFWAANVGTETSGSVLSPSNQNMIVGIKPTVGRISRYGVIPITADQDTPGPMARTVEDAAIMLGALESAAPDPQDAATKTCAPPANRDYRPFLKRDGLKGARIGVPRAFFFDPFTVPGTSAPRGGISAAQTAVINEAIAVLRKEGATIVDPANIPSVVTADTTRNFLFWNTCSGVDNRKGQNANCSIDFTYGMKRDFNVWLASLGTTAPFKTLSELRWFNIANAPRGAIKYGQSLLDISDEMDLVADNAKYTADRAKDIDLGGTHGLDEVINAERLDAVLFPGASGASISAKPGYPTVVVPFGRIPNAPTPAFPAGFDAQPTPYGVSFAGGACSEPRLIELAYAFEQATKRRVAPPLK; encoded by the coding sequence ATGCAGGCGGCGCTCGCCGAGGGTCGCGTGACATCGCGCGAGCTGGTGCTGCTGTATCTGGCGCGCATCGCCACCTACGAGCACACACTGAACGCGGTGATCACGGTGAGCCGCACGGCGCTGGCCGAAGCCGATGCCCTTGATCGTGAACGGGCGCAAGGACGCGTGCGCGGACCGCTGCACGGCATTCCCGTCGCCCTCAAGGACAACATTCACACCACCAACATGCGCACCACCGGTGGGGCATTGGCCTTCAAGGATCTTGTACCTCCGTACGAAGCGACACTGACAAAGAATCTCAAGGACGCCGGCGCGATCATCATTGCCAAGACGGTGATGACCGAGCTGGCGAACTGGGTGGCCGGGAGCCCGACACCGATGCCCGGCAACTACAGCGCGGTGGGTGGCTATGGCATGAACCCCTACGATCCGCGTCCCGATCCGCGCCCAGGCTTCAACGACGGACGCCCCGTGATGAACACGGGCGGATCAAGTTCTGGAATCGGTACGGCGGCCAGCTTCTGGGCGGCCAACGTAGGCACCGAGACATCAGGCTCCGTGCTGAGTCCGTCCAACCAGAACATGATTGTCGGCATCAAACCCACGGTGGGTCGCATCAGTCGCTACGGTGTTATTCCCATCACGGCCGATCAGGACACCCCGGGCCCCATGGCGCGCACGGTTGAAGACGCCGCCATCATGCTGGGCGCGCTCGAGAGTGCGGCGCCCGATCCGCAGGATGCGGCCACCAAAACCTGCGCACCGCCGGCCAATCGCGACTATCGTCCGTTTCTCAAGCGCGATGGACTGAAAGGCGCGCGCATTGGGGTGCCACGCGCGTTTTTCTTCGACCCCTTCACGGTGCCTGGTACGAGCGCGCCGCGCGGCGGGATCAGCGCGGCGCAAACGGCAGTGATCAACGAGGCGATTGCGGTGCTCAGGAAAGAGGGTGCCACCATTGTGGACCCGGCCAACATCCCCAGCGTGGTCACCGCCGACACCACGCGCAATTTCCTGTTCTGGAATACCTGCAGCGGTGTGGACAATCGCAAAGGACAGAATGCGAATTGCTCCATCGACTTCACCTACGGCATGAAGCGCGACTTCAATGTGTGGCTCGCGTCACTGGGTACCACGGCGCCGTTCAAGACACTGTCGGAGCTGCGCTGGTTCAACATTGCCAACGCGCCACGCGGCGCCATCAAGTACGGCCAGTCGCTGCTGGATATTTCCGACGAAATGGACTTGGTCGCGGACAACGCGAAGTACACTGCCGATCGCGCCAAGGATATCGACCTGGGCGGCACGCACGGCCTGGACGAAGTGATCAATGCCGAACGCCTTGACGCCGTGCTGTTTCCCGGCGCCAGCGGCGCGTCCATCTCGGCCAAGCCGGGGTACCCCACGGTGGTCGTGCCCTTCGGGCGGATTCCCAACGCCCCTACGCCGGCGTTTCCTGCCGGCTTTGATGCGCAACCCACTCCGTATGGCGTGAGCTTTGCGGGTGGGGCGTGTAGCGAGCCCAGGTTGATCGAACTGGCCTATGCGTTCGAGCAGGCCACCAAACGGCGAGTGGCGCCGCCGCTCAAGTAA
- a CDS encoding carbohydrate binding family 9 domain-containing protein has product MPSKLSLPRALSRRARRGHLLVRLAQRTRVVVGSIAIASIASATVTRAQTPTRLDAAQADSFARAARARPKPVARAQRITTAPEIDGRLDEAIWSGGAPITDFVQRELNEGVPGSERTEVRLATDGVYLYIGARMFDREPQLIVPGEKVRDGQLGSSDHIALIFDTYHDHQNGFVFATTPSGIEYDGQVIREGEGGGAAVVGQNRAQAGALGGFNVNWDASWTVATHIDSLGWTAEFRIPYSTLRYQSGSGEQTWGLNVSRTIRRKNEELYWSFIPRQFSLYRLSMAGQLVGLTVPTRRIQTVTPYVLTSAQRQWTQGIARSTTPTEVGGEIKYGVTPAMTLDLTYNTDFAQVEVDDQRVNLTRFPVFFPEKRPFFLENAGTFSAGTPQAVDLFFTRRIGIDNNGTPQSIIGGGRLSGRVGGTTVGVLQMVTDASDTSSSGQSFSVARATRELSSRSRIGAMMVQRLSTKDGDDVNRTFAIDGRLGLGQRWTSDLWAARTTTRGRDGDANAYSGRLAYQTSVWNHNARIAQVGDDFNPEVGFMSRPGGYRAFDATFMRLVREPQWNWFKQWNPHVSYRAFTGLTDNFYQTGYIHLDLTEIELANSTKFGPEYNISHEGLQTPFTIAPGVVIPVGSYDWGTFGFDYTTDPSENVSATGRFDVGEFWTGRRSGGSGTLTVRRGAAISGSFTADYNDVRLPQGHFISSLQAVRLNYFFTPRVFVQTLTQYNNQAGIFSANVRFGWLNTAGTGLFIVFNDGREAAGFFDWTRPQQRSLFVKFTRQFGTSG; this is encoded by the coding sequence ATGCCAAGCAAACTCAGCCTTCCGCGCGCCCTGTCCCGCCGTGCTCGTCGCGGCCACCTGTTGGTCCGCCTCGCGCAACGCACACGCGTTGTGGTCGGGTCCATCGCGATCGCATCGATCGCCAGCGCGACGGTTACGCGTGCGCAGACCCCCACGCGCCTGGACGCGGCGCAGGCCGACTCGTTCGCGCGCGCAGCCCGTGCGCGGCCCAAACCCGTGGCCCGCGCGCAGCGCATCACCACCGCGCCCGAGATTGACGGACGCCTGGACGAGGCGATATGGAGTGGTGGCGCACCGATCACTGATTTCGTCCAACGCGAGCTGAACGAAGGCGTCCCGGGCTCGGAGCGCACCGAGGTGCGGCTGGCCACCGACGGCGTGTACCTCTACATCGGCGCACGCATGTTCGACCGCGAACCGCAACTCATTGTTCCGGGCGAGAAAGTACGCGACGGACAGTTGGGCAGCAGCGATCACATCGCCCTGATCTTTGACACCTATCACGATCACCAGAACGGCTTTGTGTTTGCCACGACGCCGTCGGGCATCGAGTACGACGGGCAGGTGATCCGCGAGGGCGAGGGCGGCGGTGCGGCTGTCGTCGGGCAAAATCGTGCGCAAGCCGGTGCACTGGGCGGGTTCAACGTGAACTGGGACGCCAGTTGGACGGTCGCCACGCACATCGACTCGTTGGGATGGACGGCGGAGTTTCGCATTCCGTACTCCACGCTGCGCTATCAGTCGGGGAGCGGCGAGCAGACGTGGGGGCTCAATGTGTCCCGGACCATTCGTCGGAAGAATGAAGAGCTGTACTGGTCGTTCATTCCGCGGCAGTTCAGCCTGTATCGGTTGTCCATGGCGGGGCAGCTGGTTGGTCTCACGGTGCCCACGCGGCGCATTCAGACCGTGACACCGTATGTGCTCACGTCGGCGCAGCGTCAGTGGACGCAGGGGATCGCGCGGTCCACCACTCCCACCGAGGTGGGCGGTGAAATCAAGTACGGTGTCACTCCGGCCATGACACTCGATCTCACGTACAACACCGACTTCGCGCAGGTGGAGGTGGACGACCAGCGCGTCAATCTGACGCGTTTTCCGGTGTTCTTTCCCGAGAAGCGTCCGTTCTTCCTCGAGAACGCCGGTACGTTTTCGGCGGGCACGCCGCAGGCGGTTGACCTGTTCTTCACGCGACGGATCGGCATCGACAACAATGGCACGCCGCAATCCATCATCGGCGGCGGCCGCCTCTCGGGGCGTGTCGGCGGCACCACGGTTGGCGTGCTGCAGATGGTCACCGACGCCTCCGACACCAGCTCGTCCGGGCAATCGTTCAGCGTGGCGCGCGCCACGCGCGAATTGTCCTCGCGTTCCCGCATTGGCGCCATGATGGTACAGCGCCTCTCCACGAAGGACGGCGACGATGTCAATCGCACGTTCGCCATCGATGGACGCCTCGGGCTTGGCCAACGCTGGACGAGCGATCTTTGGGCGGCGCGCACCACCACCCGTGGTCGAGACGGTGACGCCAACGCCTACAGCGGACGACTGGCGTACCAGACCAGCGTGTGGAATCACAACGCGCGTATTGCGCAGGTGGGAGACGACTTCAATCCGGAAGTGGGTTTCATGAGTCGGCCGGGGGGGTACCGGGCGTTCGATGCCACCTTCATGCGGCTGGTGCGCGAACCGCAGTGGAACTGGTTCAAGCAGTGGAACCCGCACGTGAGCTACCGCGCATTCACCGGACTGACCGATAACTTTTACCAGACCGGATACATCCATCTTGACCTCACCGAAATCGAGCTGGCGAACAGCACCAAGTTCGGCCCCGAGTACAACATTTCGCACGAAGGGCTGCAGACGCCGTTCACCATCGCGCCCGGCGTGGTGATCCCCGTCGGCTCGTACGATTGGGGCACGTTCGGGTTCGACTACACCACCGATCCCAGCGAAAACGTCTCGGCCACCGGTCGCTTCGATGTCGGCGAATTCTGGACGGGCCGTCGCAGTGGCGGCAGTGGCACGCTCACGGTGCGACGCGGTGCCGCCATCTCGGGTTCGTTCACCGCCGACTACAACGATGTGCGCCTGCCGCAGGGCCATTTCATCAGCAGTTTGCAAGCGGTGCGGCTCAACTACTTCTTCACGCCGCGCGTGTTCGTGCAGACGCTCACGCAGTACAACAACCAGGCGGGCATCTTTTCGGCGAACGTGCGCTTTGGGTGGCTCAATACCGCCGGGACCGGGCTGTTCATCGTGTTCAACGACGGACGCGAGGCCGCCGGGTTCTTCGATTGGACGCGCCCGCAGCAGCGTTCGCTGTTCGTGAAGTTCACCCGGCAGTTCGGCACCAGCGGCTGA
- a CDS encoding cytochrome c — protein MTKPIQPHGQPTARFGKTRVLQLAGVAVVALAGLVGTRPSKTLVAQDAAPTFTKDVAPILYKNCTTCHRPGGLGPFTLLDYDTAKKNVGDIRDAVKTGYMPPWHAEGPHGAFANDRRLSDTEKQTILRWIEAGAKKGDVKALPPAPVYATSWEVGTPDAVVTMPSDFTVPAAGTVEYQYFEIPTNFTEDKWVQAIEFMPGAREVVHHVLVYAKVPPAPGAAEAAAAAAAAAKAAGTPPAPRPTPLFVRKQQYEGTEEPPARIDSRNPPPRQLGTLIGGTAPGTNVMKFPAGTALKIRAGTVLTFQMHYTARGHEMHDRTSVGFKFASAAPDEEIRMAAFVNTALKLPAGAKDVPVNAELEPTQNIRIWGLLPHTHLRGTGWKYTLEKPDGTSDVVLDVPRYDFNWQTYYFFATPLDVPAGSKLKSTAWYDNSATNKSNPDASKDVKWGDQTWEEMQYTAFLYSVNSQRRTAPAK, from the coding sequence ATGACGAAACCCATACAGCCGCATGGGCAGCCAACCGCCCGCTTCGGCAAGACACGAGTTCTGCAGCTGGCCGGCGTCGCCGTCGTCGCCCTGGCCGGCCTCGTGGGCACTCGCCCGAGCAAGACGCTGGTTGCCCAGGACGCCGCCCCCACGTTCACCAAGGACGTGGCTCCCATTCTCTACAAGAACTGCACCACCTGTCACCGCCCCGGTGGACTGGGCCCGTTCACGTTGCTGGACTACGACACGGCGAAAAAGAACGTGGGCGACATTCGCGATGCCGTGAAGACCGGTTACATGCCGCCATGGCACGCCGAAGGGCCTCACGGGGCATTCGCCAACGATCGACGCCTGTCCGACACCGAGAAGCAAACCATTCTGCGGTGGATTGAAGCGGGCGCCAAAAAGGGCGACGTGAAAGCGTTGCCGCCGGCACCGGTGTACGCGACCAGCTGGGAGGTGGGGACACCCGACGCCGTGGTGACCATGCCCAGTGACTTCACCGTACCCGCCGCCGGTACCGTGGAATATCAGTACTTCGAAATCCCCACCAACTTCACCGAAGACAAGTGGGTGCAGGCCATCGAATTCATGCCGGGAGCGCGTGAAGTGGTGCATCACGTGTTGGTGTATGCCAAGGTGCCGCCGGCGCCTGGCGCTGCTGAAGCCGCCGCTGCGGCCGCGGCCGCGGCGAAGGCCGCTGGCACCCCGCCGGCACCGCGTCCAACGCCGCTGTTTGTGCGCAAGCAGCAGTACGAAGGAACCGAGGAGCCACCAGCGCGCATCGATTCACGCAATCCACCGCCACGTCAGCTGGGCACGTTGATTGGCGGAACGGCCCCGGGCACCAACGTGATGAAGTTCCCGGCCGGTACAGCGCTCAAGATTCGCGCCGGAACGGTGCTCACGTTCCAGATGCACTACACCGCGCGTGGCCACGAAATGCACGACCGCACCAGCGTCGGCTTCAAGTTCGCGTCAGCCGCGCCCGATGAAGAGATTCGTATGGCCGCCTTCGTGAACACTGCCCTGAAGCTGCCCGCGGGAGCGAAGGACGTGCCGGTGAACGCCGAGCTGGAGCCCACGCAGAACATTCGCATTTGGGGATTGCTGCCGCATACGCATTTGCGCGGGACCGGCTGGAAGTACACGCTGGAAAAACCCGACGGCACGTCGGATGTGGTGCTTGATGTGCCGCGCTACGATTTCAACTGGCAGACGTACTACTTCTTTGCCACACCGCTGGACGTTCCGGCCGGTTCCAAGCTCAAGTCCACCGCCTGGTACGACAACTCGGCCACCAACAAGAGCAACCCGGACGCCAGCAAGGACGTCAAGTGGGGCGACCAGACGTGGGAAGAGATGCAGTACACCGCGTTCTTGTACAGCGTGAACAGTCAACGGCGCACGGCGCCCGCGAAATAG
- a CDS encoding thioredoxin domain-containing protein has protein sequence MLWSTVRIPIRVAVRRTLCVLPLLLTAACRDTPRSAAADVSYADVRKLPPGRNERSLDLMMLEADHGRVLGADSARVQLFVVSDYQCAGCRAWFETTLPTIRAEYIEPGTVRLAWVHYPLREHPDAVRAASAALCAAAQGKFWETSARIFAAQERWGGSRDVKVLLDSLASVPGIDAFALRNCTESDRMLRQIRTDIAWADTARVGAPLTVVVGARRIPGTAPLSTLRAAIDSAVSGK, from the coding sequence ATGCTTTGGTCGACTGTTCGTATCCCGATTCGCGTGGCCGTGCGGCGCACTCTGTGCGTGCTGCCCCTGCTGCTGACGGCTGCCTGCCGTGATACGCCGCGCAGCGCGGCCGCCGATGTGTCTTACGCGGATGTCCGCAAGTTGCCCCCGGGGCGCAATGAACGCTCCCTCGACCTCATGATGCTGGAGGCCGACCATGGACGCGTGCTTGGCGCAGACTCGGCCCGCGTGCAGCTGTTTGTGGTGAGTGACTACCAGTGCGCCGGCTGCCGGGCCTGGTTTGAGACCACGCTGCCAACCATCCGCGCCGAGTACATCGAACCCGGTACGGTGCGCCTGGCCTGGGTGCACTATCCGCTGCGTGAGCACCCTGATGCGGTGCGCGCCGCCAGTGCAGCGCTCTGCGCCGCCGCGCAAGGGAAGTTCTGGGAAACCAGCGCCCGCATTTTTGCGGCGCAGGAGCGATGGGGCGGGTCGCGTGACGTGAAGGTGCTGCTCGACTCGCTGGCTTCGGTGCCGGGCATCGACGCGTTTGCGCTGCGCAACTGCACAGAGAGCGATCGCATGCTGCGCCAGATACGCACCGACATCGCGTGGGCGGACACGGCGCGGGTTGGCGCGCCCCTCACGGTCGTGGTGGGCGCCCGCCGTATTCCGGGCACCGCACCGCTGTCGACGTTGCGGGCGGCTATCGATTCGGCAGTGTCAGGGAAATAG